Proteins from one Planctomyces sp. SH-PL62 genomic window:
- a CDS encoding serine/threonine protein kinase: protein MASATITPKLSGMKYRVVNTLGAGAGSTILQIADKNGGKRYALKVVRKQEPEDEIYIDQAKTEYEAAQKLNHPAIAKVYDLKLKKSWFKVVGVELLLEYVDGKTLDEIEAPELSQLILMFSQVASALAHMHRRGVYHGDLKPSNIMLTKAGQVKLIDFGTAWVRGQEKNRVQGTPQYIAPEQASERIVNERTDVYNLGATMYRMFTGRYAQPDIPKPGAERKLPAVNKINPRILSKLNNLILACLDLNPAKRPAGMFEIRETISAVIKEMGLEEVELKGADEEE, encoded by the coding sequence ATGGCAAGCGCGACGATCACGCCCAAGCTGTCGGGGATGAAGTACCGCGTGGTCAACACCCTGGGCGCCGGGGCGGGGAGCACGATCCTCCAGATCGCCGACAAGAACGGCGGCAAGCGGTACGCCCTGAAGGTCGTCCGCAAGCAGGAGCCCGAGGACGAGATCTACATCGACCAGGCCAAGACCGAGTACGAGGCCGCCCAGAAGCTCAACCACCCGGCCATCGCCAAGGTCTACGACCTCAAGCTCAAGAAGTCCTGGTTCAAGGTCGTCGGCGTCGAGCTGCTCCTGGAGTACGTCGACGGCAAGACCCTCGACGAGATCGAGGCGCCGGAGCTCTCCCAGCTCATCCTGATGTTCTCCCAGGTGGCCTCGGCCCTGGCCCACATGCACCGCCGTGGCGTCTACCACGGCGACCTCAAGCCGTCGAACATCATGCTCACCAAGGCCGGCCAGGTGAAGCTGATCGACTTCGGCACCGCCTGGGTCCGCGGCCAGGAGAAGAACCGCGTCCAGGGGACCCCCCAGTACATCGCCCCCGAGCAGGCCTCCGAGCGGATCGTCAACGAGCGCACCGACGTCTACAACCTCGGCGCGACGATGTATCGCATGTTCACGGGCCGATACGCCCAGCCCGACATCCCCAAGCCGGGCGCCGAGCGGAAGCTGCCGGCCGTCAACAAGATCAACCCCCGCATCCTCTCGAAGCTCAACAACCTGATCCTCGCCTGCCTCGACCTCAACCCCGCCAAACGCCCCGCCGGCATGTTCGAGATCCGCGAGACCATCTCCGCCGTCATCAAGGAAATGGGCCTCGAGGAGGTCGAACTCAAGGGCGCCGACGAGGAAGAATAA
- a CDS encoding FKBP-type peptidyl-prolyl cis-trans isomerase, with translation MRRGLLGVLGILSLALASVLPGCGDPGQIVSVMPPGATPIRTVPEGQASEALGESAKLSGGAVPKGEPFPPAPPTAIGETKTLTGDVKYETLKEGTGEEVKSGRVAVVHYVGTLDDGTVFDSSRKRGAPANFTLGTGGLIKGWEYAIPGMKVGELRKIVIPPAMGYGAQEQRQIPPNSTLTFEVELVGVK, from the coding sequence ATGAGGCGAGGCTTGCTGGGCGTCCTGGGGATCTTATCGCTGGCCTTGGCGTCGGTGCTGCCGGGCTGCGGGGATCCGGGCCAGATCGTTTCGGTCATGCCTCCGGGCGCGACGCCGATCCGCACCGTCCCCGAGGGGCAGGCCAGCGAGGCCCTCGGCGAGTCGGCCAAGCTCAGCGGGGGCGCGGTCCCCAAGGGCGAGCCGTTCCCCCCCGCCCCGCCGACGGCGATCGGCGAGACCAAGACCCTCACGGGGGACGTGAAGTACGAGACCCTCAAAGAAGGGACCGGCGAGGAGGTCAAGTCGGGCCGGGTGGCCGTCGTCCACTACGTCGGCACGCTCGACGACGGCACCGTCTTCGACTCCAGCCGCAAGCGCGGCGCCCCCGCCAATTTCACTCTGGGGACCGGCGGGCTCATCAAGGGCTGGGAATACGCCATCCCCGGCATGAAGGTCGGCGAACTTCGCAAGATCGTCATCCCGCCGGCCATGGGCTACGGCGCGCAGGAGCAGCGCCAGATCCCGCCCAACTCCACGCTCACGTTCGAGGTCGAGCTCGTCGGCGTCAAGTGA
- the surE gene encoding 5'/3'-nucleotidase SurE yields the protein MTGADSRTLVLTNDDGYDAPGLAALRRAVEGLGTARVVAPLAAESGCGHRVTTHEHLHATYHEGEVVAVSGTPADCVRLAMHHLAPDVSWVLAGINAGGNLGVDVFHSGTVAAVREAVIHGVPGIAVSHYIARGRTIDWERAARWARPVLQDLLARPWNPGTLWNVNLPHPDPDAADPEVVFCPLDPSPLPLHFEVEADRALYRGDYQRRPRREGSDVAVCFGGRIAVSLVRLFDPDPAVGTPSEPRDGDG from the coding sequence ATGACGGGCGCGGATTCGCGGACGCTGGTGCTGACCAACGACGACGGCTACGACGCCCCGGGGCTGGCGGCGCTGCGGCGGGCCGTCGAGGGCCTGGGGACGGCCCGCGTGGTGGCCCCGCTGGCGGCCGAATCCGGCTGCGGGCATCGCGTCACGACCCACGAACACCTCCACGCGACGTACCACGAAGGGGAGGTCGTCGCCGTCTCCGGCACCCCCGCCGACTGCGTCCGCCTGGCCATGCACCACCTGGCGCCCGACGTCTCCTGGGTCCTCGCCGGGATCAACGCGGGGGGGAACCTCGGGGTGGACGTCTTCCACTCCGGCACCGTCGCCGCCGTGCGCGAGGCCGTCATCCACGGCGTCCCGGGGATCGCCGTCTCCCACTACATCGCCCGGGGCCGGACGATCGACTGGGAACGCGCCGCGCGCTGGGCTCGGCCCGTCTTGCAGGACCTGCTGGCGAGGCCCTGGAACCCCGGCACGCTCTGGAACGTCAACCTCCCGCACCCGGACCCGGACGCGGCCGATCCCGAGGTGGTCTTCTGCCCGCTTGACCCCTCGCCCTTGCCGCTCCACTTCGAGGTCGAGGCCGACCGCGCGCTCTACCGGGGCGACTACCAGCGGCGTCCCCGCCGCGAGGGCTCGGACGTGGCGGTCTGCTTCGGCGGCCGGATCGCCGTCAGCCTGGTCCGGCTCTTCGACCCCGACCCGGCCGTCGGAACGCCGTCGGAACCTCGCGACGGGGACGGCTGA
- a CDS encoding peroxiredoxin family protein, whose product MIRRIALLGLILGLATASTTLARAGDLKVGDPAPAFSMPGSDGETHALADYKGKSGVVLAWFPKAFTPGCTKECQSFAAGSESLKGLKVAYFTASVDEPDLNKKFAESVDADFPILSDPGKKVAEAYGVVHEGRAVPERWTFYIDKEGIVRGIDKNVNAAKAADDVVAKVKELKLAD is encoded by the coding sequence ATGATTCGACGGATCGCGCTTCTGGGCCTGATTCTGGGGCTCGCGACGGCCTCGACGACGCTCGCGCGGGCGGGCGACCTGAAGGTGGGCGACCCCGCCCCGGCGTTCTCGATGCCCGGCTCGGACGGCGAGACGCACGCCCTGGCCGACTACAAGGGGAAGAGCGGCGTGGTGCTCGCCTGGTTCCCCAAGGCGTTCACGCCGGGCTGCACCAAGGAGTGCCAGTCGTTCGCCGCGGGGAGCGAGTCGCTGAAGGGGTTGAAGGTCGCCTATTTCACGGCGAGCGTCGACGAGCCCGACCTCAACAAGAAGTTCGCCGAGTCGGTGGACGCCGACTTCCCGATCCTCAGCGACCCGGGCAAGAAGGTCGCCGAGGCCTACGGCGTCGTCCACGAGGGCCGCGCCGTCCCCGAACGCTGGACGTTCTACATCGACAAGGAAGGGATCGTCCGGGGCATCGACAAGAACGTCAACGCCGCCAAGGCCGCCGACGACGTCGTCGCCAAGGTCAAGGAACTGAAGCTGGCGGACTGA
- a CDS encoding HD domain-containing protein: protein MQWNDRVYGPVRIDDPEILDLIEGPTFQRLKGIRQAGPSAIAFPFKNVSRFEHCVGVFLLLRSLGAGRKEQVAGLVHDISHTAFSHAVDFLVTSEEQDHHETLKPLLLRRPDVVAALDRMGFAPEDFFDDSRYPLLERPLPWLCADRLDYFLRDGAACQAVRRDDVARILGAVAVVDSTIVFTDPAVARLAVRLFAVMNRDWWASGVEAYIYNEFAEALREAFRQGAITEDDLLTEDDKVLAKLDAAGLPAVDAILARIRRFDPACAEGYAPRISPKQRRIDPPVQVGSTFRLLSELD, encoded by the coding sequence ATGCAGTGGAATGACCGGGTCTACGGGCCCGTCCGGATCGACGACCCGGAGATCCTGGATCTGATCGAAGGGCCGACCTTCCAGCGCCTCAAGGGGATCCGCCAGGCGGGGCCGTCGGCGATCGCCTTCCCGTTCAAGAACGTCAGCCGATTCGAGCACTGCGTCGGCGTCTTCCTGCTGCTCCGGAGCCTGGGCGCCGGCCGCAAGGAGCAGGTCGCGGGGCTCGTGCACGACATCTCCCACACGGCCTTCTCGCACGCGGTCGACTTCCTCGTGACCTCGGAGGAGCAGGACCACCACGAGACCCTCAAGCCCCTCTTGCTCCGTCGCCCGGACGTCGTCGCCGCCCTCGACCGCATGGGCTTCGCCCCCGAGGACTTCTTCGACGACTCCCGCTACCCGCTCCTCGAACGCCCCTTGCCCTGGCTCTGCGCCGACCGCCTGGACTACTTCCTGCGCGACGGGGCGGCCTGCCAGGCCGTCCGCCGCGATGACGTCGCGCGGATCCTGGGGGCGGTCGCCGTGGTCGACTCGACGATCGTCTTCACCGACCCCGCCGTCGCCCGCCTGGCCGTCCGGCTGTTCGCCGTCATGAACCGCGACTGGTGGGCCAGCGGCGTCGAGGCCTACATCTACAACGAGTTCGCCGAGGCGCTCCGCGAGGCCTTCCGCCAGGGGGCGATCACCGAGGACGACCTCCTGACCGAGGACGACAAGGTCCTCGCCAAGCTCGACGCCGCCGGACTCCCCGCCGTCGACGCCATCCTCGCCCGCATCCGCCGCTTCGACCCGGCCTGCGCCGAAGGCTACGCCCCCAGGATCTCCCCCAAGCAGCGCCGGATCGACCCGCCGGTGCAGGTCGGATCGACGTTTCGTCTCCTGTCCGAGCTGGACTGA
- a CDS encoding RNA polymerase sigma factor, with translation MDRPDAELVEAACRGDLTSFGLLYERHYRMAVGIARGRLSDRHLAEDAAQEAFAIACRTLATLRDRRRFPQWLGTICRRTASRIDANRPPYKPLPDEPAPAGDGDLPSLRLHVQDALERLEATSREIVTLHYFSGLSYDEIGRALGLSAQSVHGRLQRARRKLAQILDARDSTGAKT, from the coding sequence TTGGACCGTCCCGACGCGGAACTCGTCGAGGCCGCCTGTCGGGGGGACCTGACGAGTTTCGGCCTTCTCTACGAGCGGCACTATCGCATGGCGGTCGGGATCGCCCGCGGCCGGCTGTCGGACCGCCACCTGGCGGAGGACGCGGCGCAGGAGGCGTTCGCGATCGCGTGCCGCACCCTGGCCACCCTGCGAGATCGGCGTCGGTTCCCGCAATGGCTGGGGACCATCTGTCGGCGGACGGCGTCACGGATCGACGCAAACCGGCCGCCTTACAAACCGTTGCCCGACGAACCCGCGCCGGCCGGAGACGGCGACCTCCCGTCGCTCCGACTCCACGTCCAGGACGCCCTGGAGCGCCTGGAAGCCACCTCTCGCGAGATCGTCACCCTCCACTACTTCAGCGGGCTGTCGTACGACGAGATCGGCCGGGCGCTCGGGCTCTCGGCCCAGAGCGTCCACGGGCGGTTGCAGCGGGCGCGGCGCAAGCTGGCCCAGATCCTCGACGCACGCGACTCAACCGGAGCCAAGACATGA
- the purM gene encoding phosphoribosylformylglycinamidine cyclo-ligase, which produces MSEPLNYRSAGVDLTTYDETMARLPPLMRRTFTPRVMEWKDGFAGLFRLDAKLGLFSRTYRDPVLVASTDGVGTKLKLAVATGRHDTVGIDLVAMSVNDCLCAGAEPLIFLDYVAMSKDDPELTTQVVKGISDGCIEAECALIGGETAILPEFYQPGEYDLAGFCLGVVDRKRLLDGQDVRIGDKVIGLASSGLHSNGYSLARKIVLDHAGLKLDDRVEALGRTVADELLQPTRIYTRPLKEVYRHYRVKRIVHAIAHITGGGLIDNPPRILPDGCNIRLKRGSWAVPPVFTWLQQLGGVADEEMFRVFNMGIGMVVVVADYYAESIVRHLNQKADVPAWIIGEVVPGAREVEWA; this is translated from the coding sequence ATGAGCGAGCCACTGAATTATCGATCGGCGGGCGTGGACCTGACCACTTATGACGAGACGATGGCTCGCCTCCCCCCCCTGATGCGCCGGACGTTCACGCCCCGCGTGATGGAGTGGAAGGACGGCTTCGCCGGGCTCTTCCGGCTCGACGCCAAGCTCGGCCTCTTCTCGCGGACCTATCGCGACCCCGTCCTGGTCGCCTCCACCGACGGCGTGGGGACCAAGCTGAAGCTGGCGGTGGCGACCGGCCGGCACGACACCGTGGGGATCGACCTGGTGGCGATGTCGGTCAACGACTGCCTCTGCGCCGGGGCCGAACCCCTGATCTTCCTCGACTACGTCGCCATGAGCAAGGACGACCCCGAGCTGACCACCCAGGTCGTCAAGGGGATCAGCGACGGCTGCATCGAGGCCGAATGCGCCCTGATCGGCGGCGAGACCGCCATCCTCCCCGAGTTCTACCAGCCCGGCGAATACGACCTCGCCGGCTTCTGCCTCGGGGTCGTCGACCGCAAGCGGCTCCTGGACGGCCAGGACGTCCGGATCGGCGACAAGGTCATCGGCCTGGCCTCCTCGGGCCTGCACTCCAACGGCTACAGCCTGGCCCGCAAGATCGTCCTGGACCACGCCGGGCTCAAGCTCGACGATCGCGTCGAGGCCCTGGGCCGCACCGTCGCCGACGAGTTGCTCCAGCCGACCCGGATCTACACCCGGCCGCTCAAGGAAGTCTACCGCCACTACCGGGTCAAGCGGATCGTCCACGCCATCGCCCACATCACCGGCGGCGGCCTGATCGACAACCCCCCGCGGATCCTCCCCGACGGCTGCAACATCCGCCTGAAGCGCGGGTCGTGGGCGGTCCCCCCGGTCTTCACCTGGCTCCAGCAGCTCGGCGGCGTGGCCGACGAGGAGATGTTCCGCGTTTTCAACATGGGGATCGGCATGGTGGTAGTCGTCGCCGACTACTACGCCGAGTCGATCGTCCGCCACCTCAACCAGAAGGCCGACGTCCCGGCCTGGATCATCGGCGAGGTCGTCCCCGGCGCTCGCGAGGTCGAGTGGGCCTGA
- a CDS encoding cytochrome c yields the protein MKRKWIALAASLTFGLGLCATAFSGSSDEESALGQIMEKVQKQKAVITKGVRNVASYKKSQSDVEKAAKEWVKLAKESKPHNEAAKAAKGQDDPVKKWDELIDVWVKESEKLAEIAAKADSTQKDAKDQLNTINKNCTECHQVFRIDADENF from the coding sequence ATGAAGCGCAAATGGATCGCCCTGGCCGCCAGCCTGACCTTCGGCCTCGGCCTGTGCGCGACGGCCTTCTCCGGCTCGTCCGACGAGGAGTCCGCGCTCGGCCAGATCATGGAGAAGGTGCAGAAGCAGAAGGCCGTCATCACCAAGGGCGTCCGCAACGTCGCCTCCTACAAGAAGTCGCAGTCGGACGTCGAGAAGGCCGCCAAGGAATGGGTCAAGCTCGCCAAGGAGTCCAAGCCCCACAACGAGGCCGCCAAGGCCGCCAAGGGCCAGGACGACCCCGTGAAGAAGTGGGACGAGCTGATCGACGTCTGGGTCAAGGAGTCCGAGAAGCTGGCCGAGATCGCCGCCAAGGCCGACTCCACCCAGAAGGACGCCAAGGACCAGCTCAACACCATCAACAAGAACTGCACCGAGTGCCATCAGGTCTTCCGCATCGACGCCGACGAGAATTTCTGA
- a CDS encoding biotin/lipoate A/B protein ligase family protein, with protein MPPDPLELTLATVHENLALDEAILVDADERDGPPVLRFWEQPDFAVVLGSSRRLADELDVGRCREDGVAVARRTSGGGTVVIGPGALNVTVVLAMDSAPELVTVDGTQAYVLGRIAESLRHVAPAVEVKGSGDLTIAGRKFSGSAQRRLRRRLLVHATILYDFPIARITRYLRTPGRQPDYRGGRTHEEFLMNLPVRRRILTESIRSAWSHSTLLTTTSDVPQDLLETLRVEKFSNRSWIERL; from the coding sequence GTGCCCCCCGACCCCCTCGAACTGACGCTGGCGACCGTCCACGAGAACCTGGCGCTCGACGAGGCGATCCTGGTCGACGCCGACGAGCGCGACGGCCCCCCCGTGCTCCGCTTCTGGGAGCAGCCGGACTTCGCCGTCGTGCTGGGGTCCTCCCGGCGGCTGGCCGACGAGCTGGACGTCGGGCGCTGCCGCGAGGACGGCGTCGCCGTCGCGCGACGGACCAGCGGCGGAGGGACCGTGGTGATCGGCCCCGGGGCGCTCAACGTGACGGTCGTCCTGGCCATGGATTCCGCCCCCGAGCTGGTCACGGTGGACGGGACCCAGGCGTACGTACTGGGCCGGATCGCCGAATCGCTGCGGCACGTCGCGCCGGCGGTGGAGGTGAAGGGCTCGGGCGACCTGACGATCGCCGGCCGGAAGTTCTCGGGGAGCGCCCAGAGGCGGCTCCGGAGGCGGCTCCTGGTGCATGCGACGATCCTCTACGATTTCCCGATCGCGAGGATCACGCGTTATTTGCGGACTCCGGGGCGTCAGCCCGATTATCGGGGGGGGCGGACGCACGAGGAGTTCTTGATGAATCTCCCGGTACGGCGTAGAATTTTGACTGAATCGATCCGCTCGGCGTGGTCCCACTCCACTCTTCTCACTACGACGTCGGATGTCCCACAAGATCTGCTCGAAACTCTGCGTGTCGAGAAGTTCTCGAACCGATCTTGGATCGAGCGACTATGA
- a CDS encoding 2-oxoglutarate dehydrogenase E1 component, protein MTPTSVVSRANLDLVEAYQRRWREDPASVDESWRNFFEGYDLGASLINPAAAPYGDAPPPAQQSVKAVTRLVDAYREMGHNLADLDPLKLTPRRLTDEQLELANFGLSEADLDRDFYTKFGEEDHGTLREILSVLRDTYCRTIGVEYMHIRDLEIRRWLFERMEPVRNNPRFDLKKKRRIIYKLNEAELFETFLHKNFVGQKRFSLEGGEMLIPLLDAIIERAGGLGVQEIVMGMPHRGRLNVLANILHKPYGLIFSEFEGNMPETVAGDGDVKYHLGFSADHVTQDRRTVHLTLTPNPSHLEAVNPVVEGRMRAKQRRAKDALRKLGAPILIHGDAAFAGQGLVAETLNLSQLPGYRTGGTIHIVVNNQIGFTTSPSEGRSTRYCTDVAKMIEVPIFHVNGEDPEAVVFVGELATDFRQQFGRDVVIDMVCYRRHGHNEGDEPGFTQPLMYDNIKNRISVREMYTERLVTSGELTSKEAESVAETFAEKLQQVLEEVKREGVEPRTAMPGYSSGPWSELTPHYSFEPVETGVGYDVLKKITSVAASPPTGFTPNHKLVRIFKNRVAVMEEKGGVDWAFAESLAFGSLLLEETPVRLSGQDSRRGTFSQRHAVLIDQLTGQPWIPLNNLGGGQAQFCVYDSLLSEAAVLGFDYGYSLDEPSMLIMWEAQFGDFANGAQVIIDQFIASAESKWGRGSGLVMLLPHGYEGQGPEHSSARLERFLQLCAEDNIQVCVPSTPAQYFHMLRRQVRRNFRKPLIVMTPKSLLRRKEAVSPVDRLVDDRFHDVLDDSDAPRGARRLLLCSGKVYYDLAAKRAELGKEKEVAIVRLEQPYPFPAQELKQILDGYPDVRDWVWVQEESQNMGAWTFVAPRLEELMGLPFQYVGRDASASPATGSKLVHDREQSELVEAAVGAAVPHLVSATPVRALAAAGSREGVR, encoded by the coding sequence ATGACACCCACGTCGGTCGTGAGCCGGGCGAACCTGGACCTGGTGGAAGCCTATCAGCGCCGGTGGCGGGAGGATCCCGCCTCGGTCGACGAGTCCTGGCGGAACTTCTTCGAGGGGTACGATCTCGGCGCCTCGCTCATCAACCCCGCCGCCGCCCCGTACGGCGACGCCCCGCCCCCCGCCCAGCAGTCCGTCAAGGCCGTCACCCGGCTGGTCGACGCCTACCGCGAGATGGGCCACAACCTGGCCGACCTCGACCCCCTCAAGCTCACCCCCCGCCGGCTGACGGACGAGCAGCTCGAGCTGGCCAACTTCGGGCTCTCGGAGGCCGACCTCGACCGGGACTTCTACACCAAGTTCGGCGAGGAGGACCACGGCACCCTCCGCGAGATCCTGTCGGTCCTGCGCGACACCTACTGCCGGACGATCGGCGTCGAGTACATGCACATCCGCGACCTGGAGATCCGTCGCTGGCTCTTCGAGCGGATGGAGCCGGTGCGGAACAACCCCCGCTTCGACCTCAAGAAGAAGCGGCGGATCATCTACAAGCTCAACGAAGCCGAGCTGTTCGAGACCTTCCTCCACAAGAACTTCGTGGGCCAGAAGCGTTTCTCGCTGGAAGGGGGCGAGATGCTGATCCCGCTCCTGGACGCGATCATCGAGCGGGCCGGCGGCCTGGGGGTCCAGGAGATCGTCATGGGCATGCCCCACCGGGGGCGGCTCAACGTGCTGGCGAACATCCTGCACAAGCCCTACGGCCTGATCTTCAGCGAGTTCGAGGGGAACATGCCGGAGACGGTCGCCGGCGACGGCGACGTCAAGTACCACCTGGGGTTCTCGGCCGACCACGTCACCCAGGACCGACGGACGGTCCACCTGACGCTCACCCCCAACCCCAGCCACCTGGAGGCCGTCAACCCGGTCGTCGAGGGCCGGATGCGGGCCAAGCAGCGGCGGGCCAAGGACGCCCTGCGGAAGCTGGGGGCCCCGATCCTGATCCACGGCGACGCCGCGTTCGCCGGCCAGGGCCTGGTGGCCGAGACGCTCAACCTCTCGCAGCTGCCGGGCTACCGCACCGGCGGCACCATCCACATCGTCGTCAACAACCAGATCGGGTTCACGACCTCCCCGAGCGAGGGCCGGTCGACCCGCTACTGCACCGACGTCGCCAAGATGATCGAGGTGCCGATCTTCCACGTCAACGGCGAGGACCCCGAGGCCGTCGTCTTCGTCGGCGAGCTGGCGACGGACTTCCGCCAGCAGTTCGGCCGGGACGTCGTCATCGACATGGTCTGCTATCGCCGCCACGGCCACAACGAAGGCGACGAGCCGGGGTTCACCCAGCCCCTGATGTACGACAACATCAAGAACCGGATCAGCGTCCGCGAGATGTACACCGAGCGCCTCGTGACCTCGGGCGAGCTGACGAGCAAGGAGGCGGAGTCGGTCGCCGAGACCTTCGCCGAGAAGCTCCAGCAGGTCCTCGAAGAGGTCAAGCGCGAGGGGGTCGAGCCCCGCACCGCCATGCCCGGCTACTCCAGCGGCCCCTGGTCGGAGCTGACGCCCCACTATTCGTTCGAGCCGGTGGAGACGGGCGTCGGGTACGACGTGCTCAAGAAGATCACGAGCGTCGCCGCCTCGCCGCCGACCGGCTTCACCCCCAACCACAAGCTCGTCCGCATCTTCAAGAACCGCGTCGCGGTCATGGAGGAGAAGGGGGGGGTCGACTGGGCGTTCGCCGAGAGCCTGGCGTTCGGGTCGCTCCTGTTGGAGGAGACCCCGGTCCGGCTCAGCGGCCAGGACAGCCGTCGCGGGACGTTCAGCCAGCGGCACGCCGTCCTGATCGACCAGCTCACCGGCCAGCCCTGGATCCCGCTCAACAACCTCGGCGGCGGCCAGGCCCAGTTCTGCGTCTACGACAGCCTGCTGTCCGAGGCCGCGGTCCTCGGCTTCGACTACGGCTACTCGCTCGACGAGCCCTCGATGCTGATCATGTGGGAGGCCCAGTTCGGCGACTTCGCCAACGGCGCCCAGGTGATCATCGACCAGTTCATCGCCTCGGCCGAGTCGAAGTGGGGGCGGGGGAGCGGCCTGGTCATGCTCCTGCCGCACGGCTACGAAGGGCAGGGGCCGGAACACTCCAGCGCCCGCCTCGAACGGTTCCTCCAGCTCTGCGCCGAGGACAACATCCAGGTCTGCGTCCCCTCCACGCCGGCCCAGTACTTCCACATGCTCAGGCGGCAGGTCCGGCGGAATTTCCGCAAGCCCCTGATCGTCATGACCCCCAAGAGCCTGCTCCGCCGCAAGGAGGCCGTGTCGCCCGTCGACCGACTCGTCGACGATCGGTTCCACGACGTCCTGGACGACTCCGACGCCCCCAGGGGCGCCCGCCGGCTCCTGCTCTGCTCCGGCAAGGTCTATTACGACCTGGCCGCCAAGCGGGCCGAGCTGGGCAAGGAGAAGGAGGTCGCGATCGTCCGCCTGGAGCAGCCCTACCCGTTCCCGGCCCAGGAGCTGAAGCAGATCCTCGACGGCTACCCGGACGTCCGCGACTGGGTCTGGGTCCAGGAAGAGTCGCAGAACATGGGCGCCTGGACGTTCGTCGCGCCCCGGCTCGAGGAGCTGATGGGCCTCCCCTTCCAGTACGTCGGCCGCGACGCCAGCGCCAGCCCGGCGACCGGCTCGAAGCTGGTCCACGACCGCGAGCAGTCCGAACTGGTCGAGGCGGCCGTCGGCGCCGCGGTCCCGCACCTCGTCTCCGCAACCCCCGTCCGCGCCCTGGCCGCCGCCGGTTCGCGGGAAGGAGTCCGTTGA
- the odhB gene encoding 2-oxoglutarate dehydrogenase complex dihydrolipoyllysine-residue succinyltransferase: MSAVPISVPGVGESISEGILAKWLAADGSTVKAGDPLFELETDKATNVVPAPASGVLKAQAAEGDTVAIGATVGVIDPSGTPTAAAAAAAAKTPAPERGDSKPTPAPAKGAANGVDHLSPAVRRIVAEEGVDPSQVAGTGKGGRITKGDVLDHAASGASAKAPESAPAPAAPPAPKPPVAKEGRETRERMSGLRQRIAQRLVEAQHTAAILTTFNEVDLTRVMATRSKYKEAFQKAHGVSLGFMSFFIKATIEALKAFPNVNARIEGHEIVRHNYYNIGVAVSTDRGLMVPVVRDADQLSFAGIELAIGHYADKARKGTIGVDDLQGGTFTITNGGVFGSLVSTPILNPPQSGILGMHAIKKRPVVVDDQIVIRPMMYLALSYDHRLIDGREAVSALVRIKDCLEDPERLLLEI; encoded by the coding sequence ATGTCCGCCGTTCCGATCAGCGTCCCCGGGGTCGGTGAATCGATCTCCGAAGGCATCCTCGCCAAGTGGCTCGCCGCCGACGGCTCGACGGTCAAGGCCGGCGATCCGCTCTTCGAGCTGGAGACCGACAAGGCGACCAACGTCGTCCCCGCGCCGGCCTCGGGCGTCCTCAAAGCCCAGGCCGCCGAGGGGGACACCGTCGCCATCGGCGCCACCGTCGGCGTCATCGACCCGTCGGGAACCCCCACCGCCGCCGCCGCCGCCGCCGCCGCCAAGACCCCCGCTCCCGAGCGGGGGGATTCCAAGCCGACCCCGGCGCCCGCGAAGGGGGCCGCGAACGGCGTCGACCACCTCTCGCCCGCCGTCCGCCGGATCGTCGCCGAGGAAGGCGTCGACCCGTCCCAGGTCGCCGGGACCGGCAAGGGAGGGCGGATCACCAAGGGAGACGTCCTGGACCACGCGGCCTCCGGCGCGTCCGCCAAGGCCCCTGAATCGGCGCCCGCTCCGGCCGCCCCGCCGGCCCCGAAGCCTCCCGTGGCGAAGGAAGGCCGCGAGACCCGCGAGCGGATGAGCGGCCTCCGGCAGCGGATCGCCCAGCGCCTGGTCGAGGCCCAGCACACGGCCGCCATCCTCACGACCTTCAACGAGGTCGACCTGACCCGCGTCATGGCGACCCGGTCGAAGTACAAGGAGGCGTTCCAGAAGGCCCACGGGGTCTCCCTGGGCTTCATGTCCTTCTTCATCAAGGCGACGATCGAGGCCCTCAAGGCGTTCCCGAACGTCAATGCCCGGATCGAAGGGCATGAGATCGTCCGCCACAACTACTACAACATCGGCGTGGCCGTGAGCACCGATCGGGGCCTCATGGTCCCCGTCGTCCGCGACGCCGACCAGCTCTCGTTCGCCGGCATCGAGCTGGCCATCGGCCACTACGCCGACAAGGCCCGCAAGGGCACGATCGGCGTCGACGACCTCCAGGGGGGGACGTTCACGATCACCAACGGCGGCGTCTTCGGCTCGCTCGTCTCGACGCCGATCCTCAACCCCCCCCAGAGCGGCATCCTCGGCATGCACGCGATCAAGAAGCGCCCCGTCGTCGTCGACGACCAGATCGTCATCCGGCCCATGATGTACCTGGCCCTCTCGTACGACCACCGGCTGATCGACGGCCGAGAGGCCGTCAGCGCCCTGGTCCGCATCAAGGATTGCCTCGAAGACCCCGAGCGGCTGCTCCTGGAAATCTGA